The following are from one region of the Salvia splendens isolate huo1 chromosome 2, SspV2, whole genome shotgun sequence genome:
- the LOC121792398 gene encoding E3 ubiquitin-protein ligase SINAT5-like → MESSIECVTDGLMDEDEISSQFSSSKSSHTNINTNNLNGMVINPATSVHELLECPVCTNSMYPPIHQCHNGHTICSTCKVRVHNKCPTCRHELGDIRCLALEKVAESLELPCKYSTLGCPEIFPYYSKLKHEAACNFRPYTCPYAGSECSVVGDIPYLVAHLRDDHKVDMHSGCTFNHRYVKSNPRDVENATWMLTVFHCFGQYFCLHFEAFQLGMAPVYMAFLRFMGNEMDARNYSYSLEVGGNGRKLIWEGTPRSIRDSHRKVRDSHDGLIIQRNMALFFSGGDRKELKLRVTGRIWKEQQNPDGGACIPNFCS, encoded by the exons ATGGAATCCAGCATTGAATGCGTAACTGACGGATTAATGGACGAAGATGAGATCTCTTCTCAGTTTTCGTCTTCGAAGTCGTCTCACACTAATATCAACACCAATAATCTGAATGGGATGGTTATCAATCCGGCGACGAGTGTTCACGAGCTTCTAGAATGCCCTGTTTGCACCAATTCTATGTACCCTCCAATCCATCAG TGTCACAACGGTCATACCATATGTTCGACATGTAAAGTAAGGGTTCATAACAAGTGTCCGACTTGTAGGCATGAGCTTGGTGATATAAGATGTTTAGCACTAGAAAAAGTTGCTGAATCACTTGAACTTCCTTGCAAGTATTCCACCCTTGGATGCCCCGAGATCTTTCCTTATTATAGTAAGTTGAAACATGAGGCTGCCTGTAATTTTAGGCCTTACACCTGCCCATATGCTGGATCAGAGTGCTCCGTCGTTGGGGATATTCCTTACCTAGTTGCTCACTTACGTGACGATCACAAAGTGGACATGCATTCTGGATGCACATTCAATCATCGCTATGTTAAATCAAATCCTCGGGATGTAGAGAATGCCACATGGATGCTAACT GTCTTCCATTGTTTTGGACAGTATTTTTGTCTACATTTCGAAGCTTTCCAATTGGGCATGGCTCCTGTCTACATGGCATTTCTTCGATTCATGGGAAACGAGATGGATGCCCGGAACTACAGCTACAGTTTGGAGGTTGGGGGAAACGGCCGGAAGCTTATATGGGAGGGCACCCCTCGGAGCATCAGAGACAGTCACCGGAAGGTTAGGGACAGCCACGATGGCCTAATCATACAACGGAATATGGCCCTCTTCTTCTCAGGAGGGGACAGGAAAGAACTTAAGCTTCGTGTGACGGGGCGAATATGGAAGGAACAACAGAACCCAGATGGTGGAGCTTGCATACCCAACTTCTGCAGCTAA
- the LOC121765333 gene encoding aspartyl protease family protein 2-like — protein sequence MDGKRAPLFLCIFLSLSSAIALPYQSFVLTSLPQPQTQALYQSDSSDLLQTLPLHDSDFELDLHHVDNLSPAQDSTAESLFKLRLRRDALRANSLSHLASSAANRGANGFSSSVISGLAQGSGEYFTRIGLGTPARYVYMVLDTGSDVVWIQCSPCRKCYSQSDPVFDPTKSTSFSAVSCSSPLCRRLDSPGCSNRNKKCLYQVSYGDGSFTVGEFSVETLTFRKSRVKNIALGCGHDNEGLFIGAAGLLGLGRGKLSFPTQAGRRFAKKFSYCLVDRTASSKPSSMLFGAAAVPRTAVFTPLVTNPKLDTFYYVNLNGISVGGARVPGITATLFKIDASGNGGVIVDSGTSVTRLTRPAYVALRNAFRSGASNLKRAPDFSLFDTCFDLSGKTEVKVPTVVLHFAGADVSLPASNYLIPVDSDGTFCFAFAGTTSGLSIIGNIQQQGFRVVFDLAANRVGFAANSCT from the coding sequence ATGGACGGAAAACGGGCGCCCCTTTTTCTCTGcattttcctttctctctcctccGCCATTGCTCTTCCCTACCAAAGCTTCGTGCTCACCTCCCTCCCCCAACCGCAGACACAAGCTCTCTACCAATCTGACTCATCCGACCTACTCCAAACTCTGCCACTTCACGATTCCGATTTTGAACTCGATCTACACCATGTCGACAATCTCTCTCCTGCGCAGGACTCCACGGCAGAATCTCTATTCAAACTCCGCCTCCGCCGCGACGCACTCAGGGCGAACTCGCTCTCTCACCTCGCCTCCTCCGCCGCGAACAGAGGCGCCAACGGCTTCAGCAGCTCGGTCATATCTGGACTCGCGCAGGGAAGCGGCGAATACTTCACGCGCATCGGCCTCGGAACCCCGGCGAGGTATGTCTACATGGTGCTCGACACCGGCAGCGACGTCGTCTGGATCCAGTGCTCTCCCTGCCGGAAATGCTACAGCCAGTCCGATCCGGTCTTCGATCCGACGAAATCGACTTCTTTCTCCGCAGTTTCCTGCTCCTCGCCGCTCTGCCGCCGCCTCGATTCCCCAGGCTGCAGCAATCGGAATAAGAAATGCCTCTACCAGGTTTCCTACGGGGACGGATCGTTCACCGTCGGCGAATTCTCTGTTGAAACGCTGACGTTTCGTAAATCTAGAGTGAAGAACATCGCCCTAGGCTGCGGCCACGACAATGAGGGGCTATTCATCGGCGCCGCCGGTTTGCTAGGGCTCGGCCGTGGGAAATTGTCGTTTCCTACTCAAGCCGGCCGTCGATTCGCTAAAAAATTCTCCTACTGCTTGGTCGACAGAACGGCGTCGTCCAAGCCGTCCTCGATGCTCTTCGGTGCGGCCGCGGTGCCACGAACTGCCGTCTTCACTCCGCTGGTGACAAATCCGAAGCTCGACACGTTCTATTACGTTAATTTGAACGGAATTTCCGTCGGCGGCGCACGCGTCCCCGGCATTACGGCGACGCTTTTCAAAATCGACGCCAGCGGCAACGGCGGCGTGATTGTGGATTCGGGGACGTCGGTGACCCGGCTGACCCGACCCGCTTACGTTGCTCTAAGGAACGCGTTCCGGAGCGGGGCTTCGAATCTGAAGCGGGCACCGGATTTCTCTCTCTTCGATACGTGCTTCGATCTGTCAGGGAAGACGGAGGTGAAGGTACCGACTGTGGTGCTGCATTTCGCCGGAGCTGACGTGTCGTTGCCGGCGTCGAACTACTTGATTCCGGTGGACAGCGACGGAACGTTCTGCTTTGCGTTTGCGGGTACAACGAGCGGGTTATCCATAATTGGGAATATCCAGCAGCAGGGTTTCCGGGTCGTATTTGATTTGGCGGCCAATCGGGTCGGGTTCGCTGCTAACAGTTGTACCTAG
- the LOC121792399 gene encoding uncharacterized protein LOC121792399: MLMEFPSSRISTNLQISAPIPFLTWKGTRYRSTLNIPNSKRFPLQQPLSTHLFRTIPSRNFRVSAHFGKASRRQNYLRKKLTKQHKQHQVSEDLHEFNTLNTHDSNFENSSEITLNLEGGSGVSDELLDAYGEDRKNVDDKLIQNEGVIELGKDFRKNNIGDSIMWNKLEGWVEQYKKDSQFWGIGTGPIFSVFQDAEGKVERVEVNEDEILRRSRVDPQLDNEDEVLAEVDFKISFAKDLAREMEEGSNVIPKNSSVAKFVQSGAEKSRFVEAVRSVAVKPVSFPSMSKVGVLVLCGLSVVWAIRGLFTVDKDSKGEYTAFEKEMLRRKMKARTKEEKTVKGSVEVMQVPVEPKGVSFKRPQLDEEELVNSIIKAKGSNNQLGIVDQTSENELQGKIEEIRAMAQHARETERRDAMQKSNATSENELPREEEVSVEDFDERREHVSITDTDTDTDDDIELSINEASDDKCETELHNITPNGSLKSEVSYEKEVSASSNLTDANVHSDGSDQYKYSSPKKLRIIKSAKEAREYLSRKHQTPVGNQKDDVGNNEHVDISSLVPTANVASGKTSPVMDLTEKVHDPTPTSGIDKFSYPFEDCSLGSETPQGNADSLNHSETSRIYSDHDVNISKKVAGVPVDNIPKAKDKDIGTPWTCNSPSDTSSFLGGIQKSKVDAPGKPQTEKVPTQLRNHKSEDTANNGTSVGLQESVFATSDEVNDTTNELAPLVSKENWMEKNFHEFEPIVDKIGAGFRDSYQLAKEKASRGLGSETDLTQLKSDDAESELEWMKDERLREIVFRVRDNELSGRDPFHLMDEEDKLAFFNGLDKKVEQENRKLLKLHEYLHSNIENLDYGADGISVYDPPEKVIPRWKVPPAERNPEFLNNFVEQRKELVSESLKSSFLSRKTAKEDVNTSEKLSSLENSAVAAIDTDPRAEVKKDISVSSKTVIEGSDGSVRAGKKQGKEFWQHTKKWSEGFLESYNAESDPETKAVMRDIGKDLDRWITEKEIKEAAELMDKLPEKGFIKQKLNKVRREMELYGPQAVVSKYREYAEEKEEDYLWWLDLPHVLCIELYTVEDGEERAGFYSLEMAADLELDPKPYHVIAFEDAGDCKNLCYIIQTKMEMLGNGNAFVIARPPKDAYREAKANGFSVTVIKKGQLQLNVDQTLEEVEELIAEIGSKIYHDSITKERSVDVNGLMKGVFGISKPTTKRKKSNRKSRQIKP, from the exons ATGCTCATGGAGTTTCCAAGCTCCAGAATATCAACAAATCTTCAAATTTCTGCACCAATTCCCTTCCTCACATGGAAAGGCACGAGATATCGTTCAACGCTGAACATACCGAACTCGAAGAGATTCCCTTTGCAACAACCGCTTTCTACACATTTATTTCGCACAATTCCGTCGAGAAACTTCCGGGTTTCAGCTCATTTCGGCAAAGCTTCTCGCCGCCAGAATTATCTGAGGAAGAAACTCACCAAACAACACAAGCAGCATCAGGTGAGTGAAGACCTTCATGAATTTAATACACTCAATACGCATGActccaattttgaaaattctagTGAAATAACCTTGAATCTCGAGGGTGGTAGTGGCGTTAGTGACGAACTGCTTGATGCTTACGGTGAAGATAGAAAGAATGTTGATGATAAGTTAATTCAGAATGAGGGTGTGATAGAATTGGGAAAGGATTTTAGGAAAAATAATATAGGGGATTCTATCATGTGGAACAAATTGGAGGGTTGGGTTGAGCAGTATAAGAAGGACTCCCAATTTTGGGGCATTGGAACTGGTCCTATATTTTCTGTATTTCAGGATGCTGAAGGTAAGGTAGAAAGGGTAGAGGTGAatgaagatgagattttgaggcGAAGTCGGGTTGATCCTCAGTTGGATAATGAAGATGAGGTCTTGGCTGAAGTTGATTTTAAGATATCTTTTGCAAAAGACTTGGCAAGAGAGATGGAGGAGGGGAGTAATGTGATTCCCAAGAATAGTTCAGTGGCTAAGTTTGTGCAATCTGGTGCTGAGAAATCACGTTTTGTGGAAGCAGTTCGCAGTGTCGCAGTGAAGCCAGTTTCATTTCCTAGTATGTCAAAGGTTGGAGTGTTAGTATTATGTGGCTTATCTGTGGTTTGGGCAATTAGGGGGCTATTCACTGTTGACAAGGATAGTAAAGGTGAATACACAGCTTTTGAGAAGGAGATGCTGCGGAGGAAAATGAAAGCAAGAACAAAAGAAGAGAAGACGGTGAAAGGTAGTGTGGAGGTAATGCAGGTGCCCGTAGAGCCTAAAGGCGTGTCGTTCAAGAGGCCTCAACTTGATGAAGAAGAACTTGTCAACAGCATTATTAAGGCAAAGGGATCAAATAATCAACTGGGGATAGTGGACCAAACTTCAGAAAATGAACTTCaaggaaaaattgaagaaaTCAGGGCAATGGCACAGCATGCACGGGAAACTGAGAGAAGAGACGCTATGCAAAAGTCTAATGCAACTTCAGAAAATGAACTTCCTAGGGAGGAGGAGGTATCTGTTGAAGATTTTGATGAAAGGAGAGAACATGTGTCTATCACTGACACTGACACAGACACAGACGATGATATTGAACTGTCCATCAATGAAGCTTCAGATGATAAATGTGAGACAGAGCTCCATAACATCACccctaatggaagcttgaaatCAGAAGTGAGCTATGAGAAAGAAGTTTCAGCATCCTCAAACTTGACTGATGCCAATGTACATTCTGATGGTTCAGACCAATATAAATATTCTTCCCCAAAAAAACTGAGAATCATAAAATCTGCCAAGGAAGCAAGGGAGTACCTTTCGAGGAAGCATCAAACACCAGTGGGGAACCAAAAAGATGATGTCGGAAACAACGAACACGTGGATATTTCTAGTCTGGTACCCACTGCAAATGTGGCATCTGGTAAGACAAGCCCAGTAATGGATTTAACTGAAAAAGTACATGATCCTACCCCTACAAGTGGAATAGATAAATTTTCGTATCCATTTGAAGATTGCAGCCTGGGTAGTGAAACTCCACAAGGAAATGCGGATAGCCTAAATCATTCAGAAACATCCAGAATATACTCAGATCATGATGTTAATATCTCTAAGAAAGTTGCTGGGGTACCCGTAGATAACATCCCCAAGGCAAAAGATAAAGATATTGGGACTCCCTGGACTTGTAATAGCCCAAGTGATACATCGTCTTTTCTGGGTGGCATACAAAAATCTAAAGTTGATGCACCGGGCAAGCCCCAGACAGAAAAAGTGCCTACTCAGCTCAGGAACCATAAATCTGAAGATACTGCAAATAATGGAACATCAGTAGGTCTTCAAGAGTCTGTATTTGCTACTTCTGATGAAGTTAATGATACAACTAATGAGCTAGCTCCATTAGTAAGTAAGGAAAACTGGATGGAGAAGAATTTCCACGAATTTGAGCCCATTGTGGACAAGATTGGAGCTGGCTTCAGAGATAGTTATCAGCTTGCAAAGGAGAAAGCAAGTCGAGGATTGGGTTCAGAAACTGATTTGACACAGCTTAAGTCAGATGATGCTGAAAGTGAACTTGAATGGATGAAGGATGAGAGGCTTAGGGAGATTGTATTCAGAGTAAGAGATAATGAGCTGTCAGGAAGAGATCCATTTCATCTTATGGATGAAGAAGATAAGCTCGCCTTCTTTAATGGCCTTGACAAGAAAGTCGAACAAGAGAACAGAAAGCTGCTGAAGTTGCACGAATATCTTCATTCAAACATAGAAAACCTTGACTATGGAGCAG ATGGCATTAGCGTGTATGATCCGCCGGAGAAAGTCATACCTCGGTGGAAAGTCCCACCTGCAGAGAGGAACCCTGAGTTCCTCAACAACTTTGTGGAACAAAGAAAGGAGCTTGTTTCTGAAAGCCTTAAAAGCTCGTTTCTCTCGAGGAAAACTGCAAAAGAAGATGTTAATACATCAGAAAAACTATCTTCCCTCGAGAATAGTGCTGTGGCAGCAATTGACACTGATCCAAGGGCAGAAGTAAAGAAAGATATTTCAGTGTCTTCAAAGACTGTTATAGAAGGTAGTGATGGTTCTGTTAGGGCAGGCAAAAAACAGGGAAAGGAGTTCTGGCAGCACACGAAGAAATGGTCTGAAGGTTTTCTTGAGTCTTATAATGCTGAATCTGACCCGGAAACCAAAGCTGTAATGAGAGACATAGGGAAAGATTTGGACCGATGGATCACCgagaaagaaataaaggaagcaGCTGAGCTAATGGACAAACTCCCCGAAAAAGGATTCATTAAACAGAAACTCAATAAGGTGAGAAGGGAAATGGAACTTTACGGGCCCCAAGCTGTTGTGAGCAAGTATCGCGAATATGCtgaagaaaaggaagaagatTACCTGTGGTGGCTAGATCTTCCCCATGTTCTG TGCATTGAGTTGTACACTGTTGAGGATGGGGAGGAGAGAGCTGGTTTCTATTCATTGGAGATGGCTGCTGATCTTGAGCTGGATCCTAAGCCATATCATGTTATTGCTTTTGAGGATGCTGGTGACTGCAAGAATCTTTGCTATATCATACAAACTAAGATGGAAATGCTAGGGAATGGAAATGCTTTCGTCATTGCTAGACCGCCCAAG GATGCTTACCGCGAAGCCAAAGCAAACGGGTTCAGCGTGACTGTCATCAAGAAAGGGCAATTGCAGCTGAACGTGGACCAGACGTTGGAAGAAGTCGAAGAGTTGATAGCAGAGATAGGAAGCAAGATATACCATGATAGCATCACGAAGGAGCGGTCCGTAGATGTGAATGGATTGATGAAGGGGGTGTTCGGCATCTCCAAACCTACTACCAAGAG GAAGAAGTCGAATAGAAAATCGAGGCAAATCAAGCCTTGA